In Nitrospirota bacterium, a genomic segment contains:
- a CDS encoding ATP-dependent helicase: MLYSAAIFHIPACGVAMQRDIKPYILKRSPGDAAPPRLSLDYERALNRQQLAAVTAGEGPALVIAGAGSGKTRTLVYRVAYLIDSGVDPGGILLLTFTRKAAQEMIHRAGALIGARSERVCGGTFHSVANLLLRRHGRPIGLEPGFTILDRGDAEDLIALVRGQLGLNEKDKRFPRKGTIVEIYSKCVNTLRSLDDIVLEEFPHFADHLDDLGRLQRAYESAKRQRQLLDYDDLLVKLRELLSENEPVRRTISQGYRYILVDEYQDTNRLQADLIRKLAATHDNVMVVGDDSQSIYAFRGATFRNIMEFPALFPGAAVYKLEENYRSTQPILNLANEIIQGAAEKYTKHLFTRKLDGPLPALVEAAGENAQSRFVAQKILELREEGVPLHEMAVLFRSSFHSFDLELELSRRAIPFIKRGGVKFVETAHVKDLLAHLRVAANPLDAVSWHRALMLVEGVGPKKAQDVIGTLLKGEQPFELLRQVGGRSGKGLKDLAGLLEALSQADGLSPADQANLAYEYYLPILKEQYDDYPKRMRDLEHLCTMAERYHQLDELLSDLALEPPDGSVVDIEPTGRDEERLVLSTIHSAKGLEWQCVFIIWVVDGKFPSAYSFVAEDDLEEERRLFYVAVTRAKRFLYLIYPINVYDKTSGMLLSKPTRFLDHVPSSLLETLALVEEGENFG, translated from the coding sequence ATGTTATACAGCGCGGCCATCTTCCACATTCCGGCCTGCGGCGTCGCCATGCAGCGAGACATCAAACCCTACATCCTCAAGCGCTCGCCGGGCGACGCGGCCCCGCCGCGGTTGTCGCTCGATTACGAACGGGCCTTAAACCGACAGCAGTTGGCCGCCGTCACGGCCGGCGAAGGTCCGGCCCTTGTCATCGCCGGAGCGGGCAGCGGCAAGACCCGCACGCTCGTCTACCGGGTTGCGTACTTGATCGATTCGGGCGTCGATCCCGGCGGCATCCTGCTGTTGACGTTCACGCGCAAGGCCGCGCAGGAAATGATCCACCGGGCCGGCGCGCTGATCGGAGCCCGGAGCGAACGGGTGTGCGGAGGCACGTTTCATTCTGTGGCCAATCTGTTGCTCCGACGTCACGGCCGCCCGATCGGACTTGAACCGGGATTCACCATCTTGGATCGCGGGGACGCGGAAGATCTGATCGCGCTCGTCCGCGGTCAGCTCGGTTTGAACGAAAAGGACAAACGGTTTCCCCGGAAGGGCACGATCGTGGAAATTTACAGCAAATGCGTGAACACGTTGCGCAGTCTCGACGACATTGTGCTCGAAGAATTTCCTCACTTTGCGGATCACCTCGACGATCTCGGCAGACTCCAGCGCGCGTACGAATCGGCCAAGCGCCAGCGTCAACTCCTGGACTATGATGATCTGTTGGTCAAGCTGCGCGAATTGCTCAGCGAAAACGAGCCGGTGCGCCGGACCATCTCGCAGGGGTATCGCTACATTCTCGTGGACGAGTATCAGGACACCAATCGCCTGCAGGCGGATCTGATCCGAAAACTCGCGGCGACCCACGACAACGTGATGGTCGTCGGCGATGACTCGCAATCCATTTACGCGTTCAGGGGGGCGACGTTCCGGAACATTATGGAATTCCCCGCGCTGTTTCCCGGGGCGGCGGTTTATAAGCTGGAAGAGAACTACCGGAGCACCCAGCCGATTTTGAATCTCGCGAACGAAATCATCCAAGGGGCGGCGGAGAAGTACACGAAGCATCTGTTCACGAGAAAGCTCGACGGACCGTTGCCGGCCTTGGTCGAGGCCGCCGGAGAAAACGCCCAGTCACGGTTTGTGGCGCAAAAGATCCTGGAGCTTCGCGAAGAGGGCGTGCCGCTGCACGAGATGGCCGTATTGTTCCGTTCCAGCTTCCATTCGTTCGACCTGGAATTGGAGCTCTCCCGCCGCGCCATTCCGTTCATCAAGCGGGGCGGCGTCAAGTTTGTCGAAACCGCGCATGTCAAGGATCTGCTGGCCCATCTCCGCGTCGCGGCAAATCCGCTGGATGCGGTGAGCTGGCATCGGGCGCTCATGCTGGTCGAAGGGGTCGGTCCCAAGAAGGCGCAGGATGTGATCGGGACATTGCTCAAAGGGGAACAGCCGTTCGAGCTGCTGCGTCAAGTCGGCGGCCGGTCCGGCAAGGGGCTGAAGGATCTGGCCGGTCTGCTGGAAGCCCTGTCGCAGGCCGACGGCCTGAGCCCGGCTGACCAGGCCAACCTGGCGTATGAGTACTATCTGCCGATCTTGAAGGAACAGTACGACGATTACCCGAAGCGGATGCGGGACCTTGAACATTTGTGCACGATGGCGGAGCGCTATCATCAGCTCGACGAGCTTCTCTCCGACCTCGCATTGGAGCCGCCCGACGGGAGCGTCGTCGATATCGAACCGACCGGCCGTGATGAGGAGCGGCTGGTTCTGTCTACCATTCATTCGGCGAAAGGCCTCGAATGGCAGTGCGTGTTCATCATTTGGGTCGTGGACGGGAAGTTCCCGTCCGCCTATTCCTTCGTGGCTGAGGACGATCTCGAAGAGGAACGGCGCCTGTTCTACGTGGCGGTGACGAGAGCGAAACGATTTCTGTACCTGATCTATCCGATCAACGTGTACGACAAGACCAGCGGGATGCTGCTTTCAAAACCGACTCGGTTCCTCGATCATGTGCCCTCGTCATTGCTGGAAACCCTGGCGCTAGTCGAGGAAGGGGAGAACTTCGGGTAG